From the Colletotrichum lupini chromosome 10, complete sequence genome, one window contains:
- a CDS encoding NDT80/PhoG like DNA-binding family protein, translated as MVKLTDLLDSSTSSTGMAHAHRSTALPHPGTHISTRDQYSPATPSFRRVSEHQPRSPSYPTALRRHPISPTSSPITGFTAPTALRMDSGHYPSSSSRAQASVPPLGSINPLGILQYTDGNMGQVKIDIQGNIDKGFFQSEGDWTCYRRNYFSCICSFGLTPHYPGQGLQFTPQGSTQPYSVLGFAMSISAVVAENDTHVIDLVQHTPKRDKGPVEKPGKVRLHPKHPQMSHPLGLYSHDTGIGGSSRLGGYDAPGGFVGQQGGGDSYQTEHTFERIQFKQATANNGKRRAAQQYYHLLIELWADVGSQGPDNYVRVAYRKSAKMIVRGRSPGHYQSERRASTSSGPGGSGGSFTGYPTNSIIGPDFGSAGAMVGSGYGGGFDSRGSAHYGSTRHHPELETMLPPEDAKAIETTKEYQYYPGHIYDTSDSRGGVEMFTHSRHAQDNLVPHMTPTYDPLHDRVKRDPEGAMLPSIFQPGALMSNQRCGPFEGKPTSGGYYPTMVPPSGVNVSNMT; from the coding sequence ATGGTCAAACTCACAGACTTACTTGACAGTAGCACCTCTTCAACGGGTATGGCACATGCCCACCGCTCCACAGCATTACCCCATCCTGGCACACACATCAGCACTCGAGACCAGTACTCTCCAGCGACGCCATCCTTCAGGAGGGTGTCGGAGCACCAGCCCAGATCTCCATCGTACCCAACTGCTCTACGCCGTCACCCCATCTCGCCAACGTCTAGTCCCATTACCGGTTTCACGGCGCCCACGGCTCTGAGGATGGACTCCGGTCACTACCCTTCGTCCTCCTCGAGGGCACAGGCGAGCGTGCCTCCACTGGGCAGCATCAACCCCCTCGGCATTCTCCAATACACTGACGGAAACATGGGGCAAGTCAAGATTGACATACAAGGCAATATCGACAAGGGCTTCTTCCAGTCTGAAGGAGACTGGACCTGCTACAGGAGGAACTACTTTTCTTGCATCTGCTCCTTCGGCCTGACCCCGCACTATCCTGGTCAGGGTCTACAATTCACACCGCAAGGCTCGACACAACCGTACTCAGTTCTCGGTTTCGCCATGTCCATCTctgctgttgttgctgaGAACGATACCCACGTTATCGACCTCGTACAGCATACGCCTAAAAGAGACAAAGGTCCCGTCGAGAAACCGGGCAAAGTGCGCCTCCACCCGAAACACCCTCAAATGTCGCATCCTCTCGGCCTCTACTCCCACGATACCGGGATAGGAGGTTCGTCAAGACTCGGCGGGTATGACGCCCCAGGTGGATTCGTTGGTCAACAAGGTGGCGGTGACTCGTACCAGACAGAACACACATTTGAGCGCATCCAGTTCAAGCAGGCTACAGCAAACAATGGGAAGAGGCGAGCTGCCCAACAGTACTATCACCTTCTGATCGAGTTGTGGGCCGATGTAGGATCGCAAGGCCCGGACAACTATGTACGGGTCGCCTATCGAAAGTCGGCCAAGATGATTGTGCGTGGCCGGTCGCCAGGGCACTATCAGAGCGAGAGGCGCGCCAGCACAAGCAGCGGGCCAGGAGGCTCGGGCGGGAGCTTCACCGGATACCCAACTAACTCGATCATCGGTCCCGACTTTGGGTCCGCAGGTGCGATGGTCGGAAGCGGATACGGGGGAGGCTTCGACTCCCGGGGAAGCGCCCATTACGGGTCGACACGACACCATCCAGAACTCGAAACCATGCTGCCGCCAGAAGACGCCAAAGCCATCGAGACGACGAAGGAATACCAATATTATCCGGGTCATATTTACGACACGAGCGATTCCAGGGGTGGCGTGGAAATGTTCACCCATAGCCGCCACGCGCAGGACAACTTGGTACCGCACATGACGCCAACCTACGACCCTCTCCACGACAGAGTCAAGCGGGATCCTGAGGGGGCGATGTTGCCAAGCATTTTCCAACCTGGGGCACTCATGTCGAACCAAAGATGCGGTCCTTTTGAGGGCAAGCCGACGTCGGGTGGGTACTATCCAACAATGGTGCCCCCGTCCGGTGTCAATGTCTCCAACATGACATGA
- a CDS encoding diacylglycerol kinase catalytic domain-containing protein: MSNVDGAEPLGVPRAHGFVPRHARDAAFTDGRLTFTTQSGSESARPEEIVFIIPARSDPGSGPIICVLKEDPEAKESPYQLDIILLAEGQLPAELTSRGLLLPQLPDHLTPRPESHDVHFVVSTKSGLGHAPKFWDGVVQPLILLAGQNTTSGDLASTFSPEGLSAAHGLPSSFNVLITEDADSVRKFAKERWAARRATSSSASSPRAETIVLLSGDGGVVDLLNGCEEEEEEEEEGKKEAGSSTAATTLPTIALLPLGTGNACFHSLHKPLYVEKGPSHLVLGLRTLFFGTSRPLPSFRASFSPGARLISYTADPGPHAPPSESEGGGGGHGDDETALSRHDTSVDHLFGAIVASYGFHAQLVWESDTPEYRKHGDKRFGMVAQELLKESHAYVATVEVRSPGAARGEQRWRRVERERFGYALAAMVSNLEKTFTIAPDSGPLQGRLKLVHFGAVGGEKTMEIMMAAYKEGAHVGMKWTDAEGREDYLGYEGAEEVRVTIGESDPRWRKVCVDGTIVEIPEGGWMAVETLGRPLFGILADRSVA, from the coding sequence ATGAGCAACGTGGACGGCGCCGAGCCTTTGGGCGTGCCCCGCGCTCACGGTTTCGTGCCCCGCCACGCCCGCGATGCCGCCTTCACCGACGGCAGACTCACCTTCACCACGCAAAGCGGCAGTGAGTCCGCTCGCCCGGAGGAGATAGTCTTCATCATTCCCGCGAGAAGCGATCCGGGCTCGGGCCCTATCATCTGCGTTCTCAAAGAAGACCCCGAGGCCAAGGAATCCCCTTATCAGCTCGACATCATTCTGCTCGCGGAGGGCCAACTGCCTGCCGAGCTCACCAGCCGCGGCCTCCTGCTCCCGCAGCTTCCGGATCATCTCACGCCCAGGCCGGAAAGCCACGACGTACACTTTGTCGTCTCGACTAAGTCTGGTTTGGGTCACGCGCCAAAGTTCTGGGACGGCGTCGTTCAGCCTCTGATCCTGCTTGCCGGCCAAAACACGACGTCTGGAGATTTGGCATCTACTTTCTCTCCAGAAGGACTATCGGCCGCCCATGGCCTGCCTTCCAGCTTCAATGTCCTGATAACGGAAGACGCCGACAGCGTTCGCAAATTCGCAAAGGAGAGGTGGGCCGCCAGACGAGCCACCTCGAGCTCCGCCTCCTCGCCCCGGGCCGAGACCATCGTTCTCCTcagcggcgacggcggcgtcgTCGACCTCTTGAACGGgtgcgaggaggaggaggaggaggaagaggaggggaagaaggaAGCAGGATCATCCACCGCCGCCACGACACTACCGACCATCGCCCTCCTACCCCTCGGCACGGGCAACGCCTGCTTCCACTCCCTCCACAAGCCCCTCTACGTCGAGAAGGGGCCCTCGCACTTGGTTCTCGGCCTCCGCACCCTCTTCTTCGGCACCTCGCGCCCACTACCCAGTTTCCGCGCCTCCTTCTCCCCCGGCGCCCGTCTCATCTCTTACACGGCCGACCCGGGCCCGCACGCGCCCCCAAGCGAGAGCGAGGGCGGTGGCGGTGGTCACGGTGACGACGAGACGGCGCTCTCCCGCCACGACACGAGCGTCGACCATCTCTTCGGCGCCATCGTCGCCAGCTACGGTTTCCACGCCCAGCTGGTCTGGGAGAGCGACACGCCCGAGTACCGCAAACACGGTGACAAGCGTTTCGGCATGGTGGCGCAGGAGCTGCTCAAGGAAAGCCACGCGTACGTCGCCACAGTCGAGGTGCGGTCCCCGGGGGCGGCGAGGGGAGAGCAGAGGTGGAGGCGCGTGGAGCGCGAGAGGTTCGGGTACGCCCTCGCGGCCATGGTGTCGAACCTGGAAAAGACGTTCACGATCGCGCCGGATAGCGGGCCGTTGCAGGGCAGGCTGAAGCTGGTGCATTTCGGGGCCGTGGGCGGGGAGAAGACGATGGAGATCATGATGGCTGCGTATAAGGAGGGTGCCCACGTGGGTATGAAGTGGACGGATGCGGAGGGGAGGGAGGATTATCTCGGGTACGAGGGCGCGGAGGAGGTTCGGGTTACGATTGGGGAGTCGGATCCGCGGTGGCGGAAGGTGTGTGTCGACGGGACGATTGTTGAGATTCCTGAGGGCGGGTGGATGGCTGTTGAGACGCTGGGGAGGCCGCTTTTTGGGATTCTTGCAGATCGGTCGGTGGCGTAG
- a CDS encoding N2,N2-dimethylguanosine tRNA methyltransferase — MSGDEQIFTYDDKDYKGVTEGKATILVPAEVNDKKGQQVFYNPIQQFNRDLSALAIRVYGEEVVERKAAQAAKAAEAAAKRRDKKRRRAAADEGGNRPAKVQVTDDGKAAEVTNGGEPQPENGVNGTGAEAEVPATVTEAKEGQAEGEDAKAVPEKESAPPRFTILDALSASGLRALRYSHELPFVTSVTANDLTKSAIESIKLNMKHNGLEDKIVTSHDDAIAHMYRRIADDLSNRDRFGNPSKENKYDAIDLDPYGTAAPFLDAAVQAVRDDGGLLAVTCTDGSHWAGHCYAEKCFSLYGGAPVKGLHSHEVGIRLILHALASAGSKYGLTIEPQLSLSIDFYCRVFVKVRKSKDAVNYQGGKTMIMYNCPGCSAWETQPMVRTRAAPKKKEGYFYKHGLSQGPPTDSHCRHCGSKMHIAGPMYSGPLHNAEFIQRILDVLPTVDKNVYQTTSRIEGMLQTALEEYLPGPEPAEDLDPKDKELARVDHYPFFVMPSRLAGTLSTQQPPDDMFRGALKHLGYRVTRSHCRPGSVKTDAPWDTIWFVMQEWVRQKAPVRTEKINSQMPAYKLLGLDKTDKAANGNATEVKEADAPVEVVEVEEKEEEEATNKEEEKTADVEMKDGPEDKAEEKLSEEALRKTLVFDENLAKLGKRREQRKLVRYQMNPRENWGPMTRAKGA, encoded by the coding sequence ATGAGCGGAGACGAGCAGATCTTCACCTACGATGACAAGGACTACAAGGGCGTGACCGAGGGCAAGGCCACGATCCTGGTCCCCGCGGAGGTCAACGACAAGAAGGGCCAGCAGGTGTTCTACAACCCCATCCAGCAGTTCAACCGAGACCTGTCCGCGCTGGCCATCAGAGTGTACGGCGAGGAGGTCGTCGAGAGGAAGGCTGCGCAGGCCGCCAAGGCAGCCGAGGCCGCTGCCAAGCGCAGGGACAAGAAGAGACGGCGCGCGGCTGCGGACGAGGGCGGGAACCGGCCGGCCAAGGTGCAGGTTACGGACGACGGTAAGGCCGCTGAGGTCACCAACGGCGGAGAGCCGCAACCCGAGAATGGCGTCAATGGCACTGGTGCCGAGGCCGAGGTGCCCGCAACAGTCACGGAAGCCAAGGAGGGCCAGGCCGAGGGTGAAGACGCAAAGGCTGTGCCAGAGAAGGAGTCGGCGCCGCCTCGCTTTACCATCTTGGACGCCCTGTCTGCTTCCGGTCTTCGCGCGTTGCGTTACTCTCACGAGCTGCCTTTTGTGACGTCAGTGACCGCCAACGACCTGACCAAGAGTGCGATTGAGTCAATCAAATTGAACATGAAGCACAACGGTCTGGAGGACAAGATTGTGACTAGCCACGACGATGCGATTGCTCACATGTACCGGCGCATCGCAGACGACTTGTCGAACAGGGACCGGTTCGGTAACCCCAGCAAAGAGAACAAGTACGACGCCATCGACCTGGACCCGTACGGAACGGCCGCGCCCTTCCTGGATGCCGCCGTGCAGGCCGTCAGAGACGATGGTGGTCTGCTTGCCGTCACCTGCACCGACGGCAGTCACTGGGCAGGTCACTGCTACGCCGAGAAGTGCTTCTCCTTGTACGGAGGCGCACCCGTCAAGGGCCTTCACTCGCACGAAGTTGGCATCCGCCTGATTCTTCACGCCTTGGCGAGCGCCGGATCAAAGTATGGTCTCACCATTGAGCCGCAGTTGTCCCTCTCCATTGACTTTTACTGCCGAGTCTTTGTCAAGGTCCGCAAGTCCAAGGACGCGGTCAACTACCAGGGCGGCAAGACGATGATCATGTACAACTGCCCCGGGTGCTCGGCTTGGGAGACGCAGCCCATGGTCCGGACGCGCGCCGCgcccaagaagaaggagggtTACTTTTACAAGCACGGGCTGTCCCAGGGACCTCCTACCGACTCGCACTGCAGACACTGCGGCTCAAAGATGCACATCGCAGGACCCATGTACAGCGGCCCCTTGCACAATGCCGAGTTCATCCAGCGTATTCTCGACGTCTTACCGACGGTCGACAAGAACGTGTACCAGACGACGTCCAGAATCGAGGGCATGCTCCAGACAGCCCTCGAAGAGTATCTCCCGGGCCCGGAGCCTGCAGAAGATCTCGACCccaaggataaggagctGGCGAGGGTGGACCACTACCCCTTCTTCGTCATGCCCTCGCGGTTGGCCGGTACCTTGAGCACGCAGCAGCCGCCGGACGACATGTTCAGGGGTGCTCTCAAGCACCTCGGCTACCGCGTCACCCGAAGCCATTGCCGGCCCGGGAGTGTCAAGACGGATGCGCCGTGGGATACGATTTGGTTCGTTATGCAGGAGTGGGTTCGCCAAAAGGCGCCGGTGCGCACGGAAAAGATCAACTCGCAGATGCCGGCGTATAAGCTACTGGGCCTGGACAAGACGGATAAGGCAGCCAACGGGAACGCCACGGAGGTCAAGGAGGCTGATGCCCCGGTAGAGGTGGTCGAggtggaggagaaggaggaggaggaggctaCCAACAAGGAGGAGGAAAAGACGGCGGATGTCGAGATGAAGGACGGCCCGGAAGACAAGGCCGAAGAGAAGCTGTCCGAGGAGGCGCTGCGCAAGACGCTCGTGTTCGACGAGAACCTCGCCAAGCTCGGCAAGCGCAGGGAGCAGAGAAAGTTGGTCAGATACCAGATGAACCCGCGGGAGAACTGGGGGCCCATGACGAGGGCGAAGGGGGCGTGA